A window from Culex pipiens pallens isolate TS chromosome 3, TS_CPP_V2, whole genome shotgun sequence encodes these proteins:
- the LOC120413805 gene encoding uncharacterized protein LOC120413805 isoform X2 yields MKYPNTLDINTHRAYYCEHQLSSDANRHVDGINLDWDTCNPQPLKILCLNTIANNWLTIPFFREIPLGEDRHFLLDLLDLSFPLENLCARIRSDAFWRRAFVNRWKTYYPIDVDEKPWIRVYLEKHISEMLENLKPADYEQEIVQKLVDLCSLHVRELRIDHLEPPTNENGDHIPLDLILSNLRELRKVNITYDVKNAGNNFYLGCATITDKDVKLMTQGLERCYELTEFRLHSTKLEPAMMKRLATAMDKGCPNLASVGFPHCRCGDVGVRAFFDALSPESLPNVKEVVLTNNFLSAESILFLVHLVRRRPIERLDLRLNPIGNPGAIIVLTMMFYLPLKDFLIFP; encoded by the exons ATGAAGTATCCTAATACGTTGGACATTAACACGCACCGGGCGTACTATTGCGAGCACCAGCTGTCCAGTGATGCGAATCGCCACGTGGACGGAATCAACCTGGACTGGGACACGTGCAATCCGCAACCGTTGAAGATACTGTGCCTGAACACGATCGCCAACAACTGGCTAACGATTCCGTTCTTCCGCGAGATTCCACTGGGTGAGGATAGACACTTTCTGTTGGACTTGCTGGATTTGAGCTTTCCGTTGGAGAATCTGTGTGCGAGGATTCGCAGCGATGCCTTTTGGAGGCGCGCCTTCGTCAACAGGTGGAAAACGTACTACCCGATCGACGTGGACGAAAAACCGTGGATTCGAGTGTACCTGGAGAAGCACATCTCGGAAATGCTGGAAAACTTGAAGCCAGCTGATTACGAGCAGGAAATCGTTCAAAAGCTGGTCGATCTGTGCTCGCTGCACGTGCGTGAACTCCGCATTGACCACCTGGAGCCACCTACGAACGAAAACGGGGACCACATTCCGTTGGATTTGATTCTTTCGAATCTCCGTGAACTGCGCAAGGTCAACATCACGTACGATGTGAAAAATGCCGGCAACAATTTCTACCTCGGATGCGCCACCATCACGGACAAGGACGTCAAGCTGATGACCCAGGGCCTGGAACGGTGCTACGAACTGACCGAGTTTCGGCTGCACAGCACCAAGTTGGAACCGGCGATGATGAAACGGTTGGCCACGGCCATGGACAAGGGTTGTCCGAACTTGGCGTCGGTTGGCTTTCCGCACTGTCGCTGCGGAGACGTCGGTGTGCGGGCCTTCTTCGACGCGCTCTCGCCGGAATCGCTGCCGAACGTGAAGGAAGTGGTGCTGACGAACAACTTTCTTT CTGCCGAAAGCATCCTCTTTCTGGTCCACCTTGTTCGTCGACGCCCTATCGAACGGTTAGACCTACGGCTGAATCCCATCGGCAATCCTGGCGCAATTATCGTACTCACAATGATGTTCTATCTGCCATTGAAAGA ttttttaattttcccctAG
- the LOC120413805 gene encoding protein NLRC5 isoform X1, producing the protein MKYPNTLDINTHRAYYCEHQLSSDANRHVDGINLDWDTCNPQPLKILCLNTIANNWLTIPFFREIPLGEDRHFLLDLLDLSFPLENLCARIRSDAFWRRAFVNRWKTYYPIDVDEKPWIRVYLEKHISEMLENLKPADYEQEIVQKLVDLCSLHVRELRIDHLEPPTNENGDHIPLDLILSNLRELRKVNITYDVKNAGNNFYLGCATITDKDVKLMTQGLERCYELTEFRLHSTKLEPAMMKRLATAMDKGCPNLASVGFPHCRCGDVGVRAFFDALSPESLPNVKEVVLTNNFLSAESILFLVHLVRRRPIERLDLRLNPIGNPGAIIVLTMMFYLPLKELNLSCCSIDEEIEEYLLMMLRFNKSVKFLDLSSNKLGPAMGASLVERIKENKTLQRFDLRNTDISADFRALIDEMVMENRDKHSLSDW; encoded by the exons ATGAAGTATCCTAATACGTTGGACATTAACACGCACCGGGCGTACTATTGCGAGCACCAGCTGTCCAGTGATGCGAATCGCCACGTGGACGGAATCAACCTGGACTGGGACACGTGCAATCCGCAACCGTTGAAGATACTGTGCCTGAACACGATCGCCAACAACTGGCTAACGATTCCGTTCTTCCGCGAGATTCCACTGGGTGAGGATAGACACTTTCTGTTGGACTTGCTGGATTTGAGCTTTCCGTTGGAGAATCTGTGTGCGAGGATTCGCAGCGATGCCTTTTGGAGGCGCGCCTTCGTCAACAGGTGGAAAACGTACTACCCGATCGACGTGGACGAAAAACCGTGGATTCGAGTGTACCTGGAGAAGCACATCTCGGAAATGCTGGAAAACTTGAAGCCAGCTGATTACGAGCAGGAAATCGTTCAAAAGCTGGTCGATCTGTGCTCGCTGCACGTGCGTGAACTCCGCATTGACCACCTGGAGCCACCTACGAACGAAAACGGGGACCACATTCCGTTGGATTTGATTCTTTCGAATCTCCGTGAACTGCGCAAGGTCAACATCACGTACGATGTGAAAAATGCCGGCAACAATTTCTACCTCGGATGCGCCACCATCACGGACAAGGACGTCAAGCTGATGACCCAGGGCCTGGAACGGTGCTACGAACTGACCGAGTTTCGGCTGCACAGCACCAAGTTGGAACCGGCGATGATGAAACGGTTGGCCACGGCCATGGACAAGGGTTGTCCGAACTTGGCGTCGGTTGGCTTTCCGCACTGTCGCTGCGGAGACGTCGGTGTGCGGGCCTTCTTCGACGCGCTCTCGCCGGAATCGCTGCCGAACGTGAAGGAAGTGGTGCTGACGAACAACTTTCTTT CTGCCGAAAGCATCCTCTTTCTGGTCCACCTTGTTCGTCGACGCCCTATCGAACGGTTAGACCTACGGCTGAATCCCATCGGCAATCCTGGCGCAATTATCGTACTCACAATGATGTTCTATCTGCCATTGAAAGA ACTGAACCTCAGCTGCTGTTCGATCGACGAAGAAATCGAAGAGTATCTGCTGATGATGCTGCGTTTCAACAAGAGTGTAAAATTCCTGGACTTGTCCTCGAACAAGCTCGGTCCAGCGATGGGAGCCAGCCTGGTGGAACGGATCAAGGAGAACAAAACGCTGCAACGCTTTGACCTGCGCAACACCGATATTTCGGCGGACTTTCGCGCACTCATCGATGAGATGGTAATGGAAAATCGCGACAAACACAGCCTGAGTGATTGGTGA